One stretch of Dissulfurimicrobium hydrothermale DNA includes these proteins:
- the motA gene encoding flagellar motor stator protein MotA, which translates to MFVLIGICVVLTAVIGGYLMEHGNLSVLVQPAEVIIIFGAALGSFFIASPMKVVKVVAKGFSSLLTYKGPSKEKYLELLALLYQLFAKSRQHGLLAIESDVEHPEKSPIFSKYPNILANHHALNIICDNLKVVISTNLPAHELESLMDLDIETHHNEAMIPARSIEKIADALPGLGIVAAVLGVVITMGKIDKPPAELGHSIGSALVGTFLGVLMCYGFVGPMSINFEHQAHDDEVYLQIIKWALVSYIGGALPQIAVEFARRAIPDSEKPTFDELEKYVKSRAK; encoded by the coding sequence ATGTTTGTATTGATCGGAATATGTGTTGTCTTGACAGCCGTCATAGGCGGTTATCTCATGGAGCACGGCAATCTGAGCGTCCTTGTCCAGCCGGCGGAGGTCATAATCATATTCGGTGCTGCACTGGGCTCCTTTTTCATCGCCTCCCCCATGAAAGTAGTCAAGGTCGTAGCAAAAGGCTTCTCCAGTCTCCTGACATACAAGGGGCCGAGCAAGGAAAAATACCTAGAGCTTTTGGCACTGCTCTATCAATTGTTCGCAAAAAGCAGACAGCATGGGCTCCTTGCAATCGAGTCGGACGTCGAGCATCCAGAGAAAAGCCCGATCTTCAGCAAATATCCAAACATCCTGGCGAACCATCATGCACTCAATATCATCTGCGATAACTTGAAGGTAGTCATCTCTACAAACCTGCCTGCTCACGAACTTGAGAGCCTCATGGACCTCGATATAGAAACACACCACAACGAGGCCATGATACCAGCGCGCAGCATAGAAAAGATCGCTGATGCCCTTCCTGGCCTCGGTATAGTCGCAGCCGTCCTTGGCGTCGTCATCACCATGGGCAAGATCGACAAACCACCGGCTGAGCTTGGGCACAGTATCGGCTCAGCCCTTGTCGGGACCTTTCTGGGCGTACTCATGTGCTATGGCTTTGTAGGGCCAATGTCCATCAACTTTGAACACCAGGCGCACGATGATGAGGTATATCTTCAGATAATCAAATGGGCCTTGGTTTCATATATAGGCGGCGCACTGCCACAAATCGCAGTGGAATTCGCGCGAAGGGCCATCCCTGACTCGGAAAAGCCAACCTTTGACGAACTTGAAAAATACGTAAAAAGCAGGGCCAAATGA